CTATCTTAAGAATCACACCGACTGATGGCAGCGCATCCCGCGCTACCGCGTTCGAGTGGGAGACTAAGACTATGCAACAACGCGTCTACCGCATGGCGGTTCTGGCCACTACAAAAAACAGTAAAGGTTTATTGCCTGTCTCACCGGCCACAATTTGGCGCTGGGTGAAGGCCAGTGATGGATCATTTCCCTCTCCCTTTAAGTTAGGCGTGAATACAACCGTCTGGGATGCCGACGAGGTAGACAAATGGCTTGGTTCCAAAAAGGCTCAAGGCCATGAATAACACTCAATCCAAAATTACTGATATTGAGGAGAGCTATCAGGCAATCATGAGGGCTTATGCAGATGCCCTTTGCGCATAGAGTCTGGTATGGGCCTTGATAAAGCAAGGAGGGGGTTTAAAAAGGGGGCAGGAAGAGATGGAGGAGGTTTTGTTGC
The sequence above is drawn from the Pseudomonadota bacterium genome and encodes:
- a CDS encoding AlpA family phage regulatory protein codes for the protein MQQRVYRMAVLATTKNSKGLLPVSPATIWRWVKASDGSFPSPFKLGVNTTVWDADEVDKWLGSKKAQGHE